In Mytilus edulis chromosome 6, xbMytEdul2.2, whole genome shotgun sequence, the following proteins share a genomic window:
- the LOC139528453 gene encoding protein rolling stone-like isoform X1: protein MGWKDYFLLNEFKLDYSKPNDFIKFQCGYHKLYLGWRIFWALYHLVWIILTGVYSYQWAGDDPAQQVKWFIYATNWTYFVLTFSTIIDAICVVYIAVKRDDIFLGACSDMPWYLKFDWVFFNVSNSLSILAPMVRWGLLYSSSSTTTAVDIETHGLNAVYVLVNLFLTGIPVRFYHLFHSMILGTAYIVFSVIYKVLGGTNTQEKPYIYPSFDWSNTGYTSGLSLIIVLIAIPICHIILFLLYLLRIFVNKKCCCHTEIQNEATSVDNKSYSPEHYLELKDKNAVEIEYAEYAIGE, encoded by the exons TGTGGTTACCACAAGCTTTATCTAGGTTGGCGTATATTTTGGGCGTTGTACCATTTAGTCTGGATTATTTTGACTGGAGTTTATAGTTACCAATGGGCTGGCGACGACCCTGCACAACAGGTGAAATGGTTTATATACGCTACAAACTGGACATACTTTGTCCTGACATTTTCTACCATCATTGACGCTATATGTGTTGTATACATTGCTGTCAAAAGAGATGATATATTTCTAG GTGCATGTTCTGACATGCCATGGTATCTGAAATTTGATTGGGTGTTTTTTAACGTTTCAAATTCGTTAAGTATCCTTGCTCCTATGGTGCGCTGGGGATTACTTTATTCAA gTTCCAGCACAACTACAGCAGTAGACATAGAAACACACGGATTAAATGCGGTGTACGTTTTAGTCAACTTATTCCTGACTGGAATCCCTGTACGTTTCTATCATCTTTTCCATTCGATGATATTGGGTACAGCGTATATTGTGTTCTCTGTTATATACAAGGTATTAGGAGGTACCAATACTCAGGAGAAACCCTATATCTATCCATCCTTTGACTGGAGCAACACTGGATACACTTCCGGTTTGTCACTGATAATTGTACTCATAGCGATTCCAATTTGTCATATCATCTTATTTCTTCTGTACCTTTTACGGATTTTTGTGAACAAAAAATGTTGTTGTCATACAGAGATTCAAAACGAAGCTACATCTGTTGACAATAAATCTTACAGCCCAGAACATTACTTGGAACTAAAAGACAAAAATGCAGTAGAAATAGAATATGCCGAATACGCCATTGGCGAATAA
- the LOC139528453 gene encoding protein rolling stone-like isoform X2, whose protein sequence is MGWKDYFLLNEFKLDYSKPNDFIKFQCGYHKLYLGWRIFWALYHLVWIILTGVYSYQWAGDDPAQQVKWFIYATNWTYFVLTFSTIIDAICVVYIAVKRDDIFLGSSTTTAVDIETHGLNAVYVLVNLFLTGIPVRFYHLFHSMILGTAYIVFSVIYKVLGGTNTQEKPYIYPSFDWSNTGYTSGLSLIIVLIAIPICHIILFLLYLLRIFVNKKCCCHTEIQNEATSVDNKSYSPEHYLELKDKNAVEIEYAEYAIGE, encoded by the exons TGTGGTTACCACAAGCTTTATCTAGGTTGGCGTATATTTTGGGCGTTGTACCATTTAGTCTGGATTATTTTGACTGGAGTTTATAGTTACCAATGGGCTGGCGACGACCCTGCACAACAGGTGAAATGGTTTATATACGCTACAAACTGGACATACTTTGTCCTGACATTTTCTACCATCATTGACGCTATATGTGTTGTATACATTGCTGTCAAAAGAGATGATATATTTCTAG gTTCCAGCACAACTACAGCAGTAGACATAGAAACACACGGATTAAATGCGGTGTACGTTTTAGTCAACTTATTCCTGACTGGAATCCCTGTACGTTTCTATCATCTTTTCCATTCGATGATATTGGGTACAGCGTATATTGTGTTCTCTGTTATATACAAGGTATTAGGAGGTACCAATACTCAGGAGAAACCCTATATCTATCCATCCTTTGACTGGAGCAACACTGGATACACTTCCGGTTTGTCACTGATAATTGTACTCATAGCGATTCCAATTTGTCATATCATCTTATTTCTTCTGTACCTTTTACGGATTTTTGTGAACAAAAAATGTTGTTGTCATACAGAGATTCAAAACGAAGCTACATCTGTTGACAATAAATCTTACAGCCCAGAACATTACTTGGAACTAAAAGACAAAAATGCAGTAGAAATAGAATATGCCGAATACGCCATTGGCGAATAA